The Flavobacterium psychrotrophum region CGCACGAAACCAGCAAAACTAATGCCGAAAGCGCTATAAGGCTATTTTTTATCACTGCCATTTTGATCGCCGGGTGGCCTTTTCTTATTACGGTTATGATTATTTCTTTTATGAGGATTACCGCCATTATTTGGCTTGCCCTCAGCATTGTTGTTTACATTAGGAGTTCCTTCTCCGGCAGGTTGCTGCGCGTTATCAGGGTTCTCTTGTCTTGGTTGCCTTTCCGGCCTTGGCTGGCGCTCCTGTCTTGGCTGCCTTTCGCCTTTTTCAGGCCTCTCTGTACGCTCGCCTCTTTCTTGTTTTGGTCTTGCTTCTCCGGCAGGTCGGGGCTCTCTCGGGCCTCGGTTGTCTGTACGTGGTTCACGTGGGCCACGGTTATCGGTTCTTGGTTCGCGAGGCTCACGATTTTCACGAGGTTCTCTTTGCGGCCTGTTTTCGCGTGGCTCCTGGCCTTCGCGCGGTTCGCGCTGTGGCCTGTTGTTACGCTGTTGTGGCTGCTGCTGGGTATTTTGCCCCTGCGGCCTTATAATCTGGCTGCCCTGTACAGGTGTAGCTGCTGCGTCTTTATTATCCTGCCCTTTGCCACGTCCCGGCTTTTTCTTCCTGCGTTTAGGAGCATCAAAACGGGTAAGGCTATCCTGGCCCACGGCATTCTGAAAGTTCTTTTCAGGTGCTTCATCTTCAACTTCTACTGCATAGTCTTCTAACGATCCTACGCGTTCTTTCTGCTTGTTAAGCGCTACTATTTCTTTAACCTGGTCGGCTTCCAGTATGTGCCAGTGTGCCATGTCATTAGTATAGGCAAACCACATAAGGCCTTTAAAAATATCTATCTTCTGGCAAAAAGCATCACCTTTTTCGGTATACAGTTTTGTGTCCATATCAGGCATGCCCTTAAGCGCATCCAGGTACGTATCTAATTCATAGTTAAGGCAGCATTTTAGCTTACCGCACTGACCTGCAAGTTTTTGCGGGTTTAGCGATAACTGCTGGTAGCGTGCCGCACTCGTGTTAACACTCCTGAAATCGGTTAGCCAGGTACTGCAGCACAGTTCGCGCCCGCAAGACCCTATACCTCCTAATCGTGATGCTTCCTGACGGAAACCCACCTGCTTCATCTCGATACGGATGCTGAATTCGCGTGCAAAATCCTTGATCAGCTGGCGA contains the following coding sequences:
- the ricT gene encoding regulatory iron-sulfur-containing complex subunit RicT; the encoded protein is MACTNCSTGSKDGVPRGCKSNGTCGTDSCNKLTVFDWLSNMSLPGGQAPFNCVEVRFKNGRKEFYRNTENLTLSIGDIVATEASPGHDIGIVTLTGELVKIQMKKKGANPDGDVLKIYRKASQKDIDIWSEARNREEPMKVIAREIAIRLNLEMKISDIEFQGDSSKATFYYTANDRVDFRQLIKDFAREFSIRIEMKQVGFRQEASRLGGIGSCGRELCCSTWLTDFRSVNTSAARYQQLSLNPQKLAGQCGKLKCCLNYELDTYLDALKGMPDMDTKLYTEKGDAFCQKIDIFKGLMWFAYTNDMAHWHILEADQVKEIVALNKQKERVGSLEDYAVEVEDEAPEKNFQNAVGQDSLTRFDAPKRRKKKPGRGKGQDNKDAAATPVQGSQIIRPQGQNTQQQPQQRNNRPQREPREGQEPRENRPQREPRENREPREPRTDNRGPREPRTDNRGPREPRPAGEARPKQERGERTERPEKGERQPRQERQPRPERQPRQENPDNAQQPAGEGTPNVNNNAEGKPNNGGNPHKRNNHNRNKKRPPGDQNGSDKK